The Deltaproteobacteria bacterium genome includes a window with the following:
- a CDS encoding GIY-YIG nuclease family protein codes for CAETAIVREKQLKQWRRAWKIEPSEAQNPDGRDLDDEIV; via the coding sequence GCTGCGCAGAGACCGCAATCGTGCGGGAGAAGCAGCTGAAGCAGTGGCGCCGCGCCTGGAAGATCGAGCCGAGCGAAGCTCAGAACCCGGACGGGCGAGACCTCGATGACGAGATCGTGTAG